The sequence below is a genomic window from Sphingobacterium sp. ML3W.
AAATAATGTATAAAATAAGAGCGAATTAAGATTAGTATATTTATTATGAAAATGAAAAACCAAATCCTTTTTGTGTTATGTTCAATATTGGGAATAGCAACAGTGAATGGGCAAGTTAAGAATCTGAAATTAACGAAGGACTTTATCCAAAAAAATTTGGATGATGCAGCGCAACAAATTAAAGTGCTCGCAGCAGAGACACCAAATGAAAAATTTCCTAAAACTTTTGAAAATAATAAGCAGGTTTTTTCTTCATCTAGCTGGTGGTGTTCTGGTTTTTATCCCGGTACTTTGTGGTATTTATATGAGGGAACTCATGATCGTGAATTACTTCAAAAAGTGGAAGATAAGTTACCTTTTTTGGAGAAAGAGAAAAATAATAAAGGTACGCATGATTTGGGGTTTATGTTATTTTGTAGTTTCGGTAATGGATTACGGTTAACGGGAGATACGGTAAAATATAAGCACGTCCTAGTAACAGGGGCGGAATCATTAGCTTCACGATTTAATGAGACGACAAAAACAATTCGATCATGGGATCATAAGCCTTGGAATTATCCTGTTATTATTGATAATATGATGAATTTGGAATTTTTGACACAGGTATCGAAGATGACTGGGAATCAGAAATATTATGATTTAGCTGTAACACATGCACAAACAACATTGAAGAATCATTTTAGAAAGGATTATAGTTCTTATCATGTTATTGATTACAATGAAGCTACAGGTGGAGTTATTGGTAAAAAGACTCATCAAGGTGCATTTGATGAATCGGCATGGTCTAGAGGACAAGGTTGGGCCCTGTACGGTTATACAATGATGTATCGTGAAACTAAGAAGAAGGAATTTTTAAATCAAGCAAGACACATAGCCAAATATATTTTAAATCACCCAGCATTACCAGAGGACCTTATACCATATTGGGATTTTGATAAGGATAAAATTGACCCTTCAAATAAGATGTATTCGAAAAAAGATTTGCGTGATGTCTCTGCGGCGACTTTATATGCTTCGGCATTGCTAGAGCTTTCCCAATATACGAAGGGGCAAGAGTCGATACTCTATCTGACTAAAGCAGAGACTATGCTTACCAATTTATCAAAAACACCCTATAAATCTGTAGCTGGTGAAAATGGAGGCTATTTGTTAAATCATAGTGTTGGGGCTTTGCCATTGAATTCGGAAGTTGATGTGCCTTTGACATATGCTGATTATTATTATGTTGAGGCATTAATTAGATATAAAAGGCTATTAGAGGGACAATCTGTTATTTTTGAGATTACCATGTAATTTATGTGCTTGATTAGTTTCTCAATTGGGAAGAGGACGGATATCAGTCTGATTCGGTATAAGAGATAATCAAGTTGTGCTAAGAAATTATACAGCTTTTATAAAAGTATGAAGGAATATATCCGTTTGTTTGTAATAATTATCAACTACCAGTATAATCTATTGACACGGCATTTTAATTTTTTAGACTTGTTTTTTTTTAAGCAATGTTGTTTTTTAAATGTGAATTAGAGATAATACTAAATTGACAAGTTGTAATATCAAATTTATGAAAAGAAGATTATTATTGAAGTTATTGGGCGGGGCAGGTATGGGTACTTTGGCTACATCGTTGCCAATAGATGCGAAGGCTGAATCTCAACATGAGATGAAGGAATCGGTTACCGAGAATGATCGTTCCTATTGGGTTGCAATATTAACGAAGATAGCCTCGCCAATCTTGAGTAATATCAGTATACAACAGTGGAGAAAGAACATGCCAATGGAAGTTAGTCCAACATTTGATAATAGAGATTCGGGTGTGGGATATCTGGAAGCTTTTGGGAGGCTGTTGGCAGGAATGGCACCTTGGCTTGCCCTTTCTGATGATGACTCTGATGAGGGGAAGCTTCGTGAGCGATTACGAAAGCAGGCTTTATTAGGAATTAAATATGGAGTCGATCCGATATCACCAGATTATTTCACTTGGAGAGGGGCTTCGTCTCAAACCTTGGTAGATGCGGCACATCTTGCTTTGGCTTTTCTACGTGCGCCAAAAGCACTATGGGAACCGTTGGATGAATTGACTAAGAAAAGAGTTGTAGAAGAATTTAAGTTATTGCGCAAAATTAAACCCAACGAAAGTAATTGGCTTCTATTTGCGGCAATGACAGAGACATTCTTGTATAGTATAAACGAAGATTGCGTGCGAGAGAAGATCGATTACGCTGTCAATAAGTTTGATCAAGAATGGTATGTTGGAGATGGATGGTATAGTGATGGAGCTCGTTTTAGCTTTGATCATTATAATGGTTACGTTATACACAATATGCAGGTTGAAGCACTTCGGCATAATAGATGTGCAGGTGAGAAATATAAAGAGATGTTTGATAGGGCTTATAAACGTATGCAACGTTATGCTCATCATTTGGAACGAATGATTTCTCCGGAGGGACATTACTTGGTCGTGGGCAGATCGTCAACTTATAAAAATGCAGCTTTTCAACCTTTGGCCGCTGTTGCATTGGAAAACAGATTGCCAGAGGATATTTCTAAAGGTCAAGTAAGAGCAGCTCTTACCGCTGTGCTTAAGCATATTTTTATTGATAAAACATTTTCACCATCAGGATGGCTTCGAATGGGGGTCGTGGGGGATCGTCAAGAAAATTTAGCAGATTATTATACTAATGCTGGCTCTATGTATGTGGTTTCGTTATCTTTTTTGCCTTTAGGCCTACCTGATGATGATGAATTTTGGACATGCGCTGCTGAGAAATGGACATCGCAGAAAGCATGGGGAGCAGAACAATTTCCGAAAGATTATTATGTCGCATATTAATTCTTGTGTATATTCTTTGAAGTTCATTGGTGTTTTTTTTTATCGGCTTTCGTTTTTTTGGCGTTTAAAGTTCTTTTTTGTTTTAGAAAAGGCTTAAAAAAATAAAAAATAATGTGCTAATAATTTGGTAGTTAGAAAATTATTTGTACTTTTGCAATCCCTTATTGGGAGAAATACGTCTTGAGCGAAGCCCTACTGCTTCGATGGACTTTTAATTAATTAATTTACAACATGTCAGGTATTATTGGAAAAAAAGTAGGAATGACAAGCCTGTTTGATGCAGAGGGAAAAAACATTCCGTGTACTGTTATTCAAGCTGGTCCGTGCGTGGTTACGCAGATACGTACGGAAGAGAAAGATGGCTACGCTGCTGTTCAACTTGGCTTCGGTGAAGCTAAGGAAAAGAACACAACGAATTCTTTAAAGGGGCACTTTGCAAAAGCAAACACAACGCCTAAGCGTAAGCTGGTAGAGTTTAAAACTTTCCCAGATGCTAAACAACTTGGTGACGTAGTTGACGTTACACTTTTTGAGGAGGGCGAGTACGTTGACGTAGTCGGTACTTCAAAAGGTAAGGGTTTCCAAGGTGTAATGAAACGTCATGGATTTGGTGGTGTAGGTGGTGCGACTCACGGTCAGCACAACAGATTACGTGCGCCAGGTTCAATTGGTGCGGCTTCTTGGCCTTCGCGTGTATTTAAAGGTATGCGTATGGCGGGCCGTATGGGTGGTGATAAAGTTAAAGTTCAAAACTTACAAGTTTTGAAAGTTTACGCTGATCAAAACCTAATCGTTGTTAGTGGTTCCATCCCAGGAGCTAAAGGTTCTTATGTAGTTGTAGACAAATAGGAAATGGAAGTTAAAGTTTTAAATTTATCAGGTAAAGAAACAGGTGCCAAGGTGCAACTTCCTGAGTCGGTATTTGGGTTAGAGCCTAACGATCATGCGATCTATTTGGACGTGAAGCAGTACTTAGCGAATCAACGCCAAGGAACTCACAAATCTAAACAACGAAATGAAATTGCGGGTTCGACTCGTAAATTACACAAACAAAAAGGTACTGGTGGTGCTCGTGCGGGTTCTATCAAATCTCCATTGTTTAATGGTGGTGGCCGTGTATTCGGTCCTCAACCTCGTGATTACAGTTTCAAATTGAATAAAAAATTGAAACAAGTAGCACGTAAATCAGCGTTAAGCTACAAAGCAATTGATAACAACGTGGTAGTATTGGATGAAGTTAAATTTGACTCAATCCAAACTAAAAACTATGTTGCTTTCGTAAATGCTTTAAATGTAGCAGATGAGAAAACTTTATTGGTTTTATCAGCGCAAGATAATATCGTTTATTTATCAAGCAGAAACTTGAAAAAAGCAAAAGTAACAACTGTAGATCAATTGAATACATATGATGTATTAAATGCAGGTAAGTTATTATTTACTACAGGTTCGCTTAAAACTTTGGAGGAGGCATTAGCTAAGTAATATGGACATTATTAAAAAACCTATCTTAACTGAGAAAGCTTCATTTTTAACGGAAAAATTAAACCGTTATGCTTTCAAAGTAGATCACAGAGCTAACAAAATTCAGATCAAAACAGCAATTGAGGCTATGTTTGGCGTTACTGTTGTTGCAGTTAACACTGCAGTAGTAGCAGGTAAAGCTAAAAGCCGTTACACAAAAGCGGGTTTCGTATCTGGTAGAGCTCCTAAGTATAAAAAAGCTGTCATTACTATTAAGGACGGCGAAACTATTGACTTTTACAGTACTATATAATTAGAGATGGCAGTTAAAAGATTCAAACCGGTAACCCCTGGTACTCGTTTCAGAGTAGGCGCTGACTATTCTGACGTAACAACTAATGTTCCTGAAAAAACGTTAGTAGTTGGAAGCAACAAAAGATCGGGCGGTCGTAATAAATCCGGTAAAATGACTATGCGTTACATCGGTGGGGGACACAAGAAAGTTTACCGATTAATAGATTTCAAACGCGATAAAAAAGATATCCCTGCAACAGTAGCTACAATTGAGTACGATCCAAACCGTACAGCACGTATTGCATTATTGCATTATGTTGATGGTGAGAAACGTTACATCATTGCTCCAGCTGGTTTAAAAGTTGGAATGACAGTAGTTGCAGGAGAAAAAGTTGCCCCTGAAGTAGGTAATACAATACCATTAGCAAACATTCCATTGGGATCTATCATCCACAACATCGAATTGAACCCTGGTCAAGGTGGTTCAATCGCTCGTTCGGCTGGTACTTATGCCCAATTGTCTGCTCGTGACGGTAAATATGCTATTATCAAATTACCTTCAAGTGAGACACGTATGATCTTATTGACTTGCGTTGCTACAATCGGTTCAGTATCTAACCACGATAGAAAAATCGAAGTGTTAGGTAAGGCTGGTCGTAACCGTTGGTTAGGACGTCGTCCAAGAGTTCGTGGTGTAGCTATGAACCCAGTCGATCACCCTATGGGTGGTGGTGAGGGTCGTACCTCAGGAGGACAACCTCGTTCACGCACAGGTGTTTTAGCTAAAGGCTTCAAAACACGCGACAAGAAGAAAACATCGAATCGTTACATCATTGAGAGAAGGAAAAAATAATGGCTCGTTCAATTAAAAAAGGTCCTTATATCGATCACAACTTAGAAGGAAAAGTTCTTTCTATGAATGAAACTAACAAAAAGTCAGTTATCAAAACTTGGTCTCGTAGATCAATGATTTCTCCTGATTTTGTTGGTCATACCTTTGCAGTGCACAATGGGAATAAATTTATTCCTGTTTATGTAACGGAAAATATGGTAGGTCACAAATTAGGCGAATTCGCTCCTACACGTACATTCAGAGGCCACGCAGAAAAGAAAAAATAATAGGTAATGGAAGCAACAAAAAAACTTAAAAAGTCTGTTTTAATAAGACAGCGCAAAGAGCAAGAGAAAGCTCAAATAGGAGGAGCTTCTACTGCCAAATTATTAAATTGCCCTACTTCACCTCGTAAGATGCGTTTAGTAGTGGACTTAATTCGTGGCGAGAAAGTAGAAAATGCTTTATATATTTTAAAGCATACAAGCAAAGAAGTAGCAATCCGTGTAGAGAAATTATTATTATCTGCAATTAAAAACTGGGAGGCTAGAAACGAAGGTAAATCTGTTGAAGATAGTCAATTATACGTTAAAGAAGTATCAGTAGCAGGTGGTCGTCAATTGAAAAGATTACGTCCAGCTCCTCAAGGTCGCGGTTACAGAATTCGTAAGCGTTCAAACCATGTTACTTTGATCGTTGACAGTAAATCTAACGTTGAACAAAACTAATTTATTGAGAAATGGGACAAAAAGCAAATCCAATAGGTAGCAGATTAGGAATCATCAAAGGTTGGGATTCTAATTGGTTCGGAGGAAAAAACTATGCCGATAAATTAGTAGAAGACGAAAAGATTAGAAAATATCTTTCTGTTCGTATAGCAAAAGGTGGTGTAGCAAAAGTTGTTATTGAAAGAACTTTAAAACGTATCACAGTAACTATCCATACAGCCAGACCTGGTATCGTTATCGGTAAAGGTGGTCAAGAAGTTGATAAAATCAAGGAAGAGTTAAAGAAAATCACTAAAAAAGATGTTCAAATTAACATTTTCGAGATTAAACGCCCTGAGTTAGACGCTAAATTAGTGGCTGAAGGTATCGCTAAGCAATTAGAAGCTCGTATTTCATTCCGTCGTGCAATGAAAACTACGATTGCATCTACGATGCGTATGGGTGCTGAAGGTATTAAAGTAATGTGTTCTGGTCGTTTAGGTGGTGCTGAAATGGCACGCTCTGAGCAATACAAAGAAGGAAGAACTCCTTTACACACATTGCGTGCTGATATCGATTATGCATTAGCTGAAGCATTAACTACTTACGGTAAAATCGGTATCAAAGTTTGGATCTGTAAAGGTGAGGTTTACGGTAAACGTGACTTATCTCCAAACCTTGGTCAAGCTTCTGGTGTGAAAACACGTGGTGGAAACGAAGGTGGTGCTGATCGTCGTGACAACCGTAAAGGTGGTCGTGGTGGTGATCGTCGCGGTGGAAACAACAATCGTGGTGGAAACAACCGTGGTGCAAAAAGAGATTAAAAGTTTAATAGATAACAACATATCTGCTTAAGCAGATTAAAATAGATAACGAACATGTTACAGCCAAAAAGAACAAAGTTCAGAAAGATGCAGAAAGGACGTATGAAAGGTAACGCTTCTCGTGGAGCAGAGTTAGCTTTCGGTTCATTCGGTATCAAATCATTGGAGGAAGCATGGATCACAAGCCGTCAAATCGAGGCAGCTCGTATTGCAGTGACACGTTACATGAAACGTGAAGGTCAAGTTTGGATCCGTATCTTCCCTGATAAACCCGTAACTAAGAAACCTGCAGAGGTTCGTATGGGTAAAGGTAAGGGAGCTCCAGAATACTGGGTTGCCGTAGTACGCCCAGGCCGTATGTTATTTGAAGCAGAAGGAGTGCCTTTAGAAATTGCTAAAGAAGCTTTACGTCTTGCAGCTCAAAAACTTCCGGTTCAAACTAAGTTTGTTATACGTAGAGATTACGTAGAAGCATAAATCGTTGGTAATATCATTATTTAAGCCTTAGGACCGTTACTCCTAAGGCTATATATAAACTAATGATAACCCAATATAACAACTGAAATAAAATGAAAAATTCAGAAATTTTAGAATTATCAACAGAGGATTTAGCTGCTCGTTTAGTAGAAGAGAAAGCTGCCCTTAGCAAATTGAAATTTGCACATGCTGTTTCTGCAATTGAGAACCCTAATGTAATCAAAACGGCTCGTAGACAAATCGCTCGTCTTAGTACGGCGTTGACTACTCGTAAAGCTGCAGCTAAAAAAGAAACAGCCTCTGAGGCATAAATTAAAGTCGAAATGGAAAGACAATTAAGAAAAACAAGAATCGGCTTAGTAGTTAGCAATAAAATGGACAAATCTATCGTAGTAACGGTTGAACGTAAAGTTAAACACCCAATCTATGGTAAGTTCGTGAAAAAAACTACTAAATTTAAAGCTCATGACGAAACTAATACCTGTGGTATCGGCGATACGGTATTAATTATGGAAACTCGTCCGCTGAGTAAGACTAAGAATTGGAGATTAGTAGAAATATTAGAAAGAGCTAAATAACATGGTACAACAGGAATCAAGACTAAATGTTGCTGATAATAGCGGAGCTAAAGAAGTTTTAGTAATCCGTGTGTTAGGTGGCACAGGTAAGCGTTATGCTTCGATAGGTGATAAAATTGTTGTTACCATCAAAAGCGCTTTACCTTCAGGAAACGTAAAAAAAGGTACTGTTTCTAAAGCTGTAGTTGTTAGAACTAAAAAAGAAATCCGTCGTAAAGATGGTTCTTATATTCGTTTTGATGACAATGCTGCAGTATTATTAAATAATAATGATGAACCACGTGGTACACGTATCTTTGGCCCAGTTGCTAGAGAGTTACGTGAAAAACAGTTCATGAAAATTGTATCACTAGCACCGGAGGTTTTATAATTATGGCATACAAGAAAATAACAAAAACTACACACAAAATCAAGATTAAAAAAGGTGATTTAGTGAAAGTTATCGCTGGTAACTCTAAAGGTGTTCAAGGAAAAGTATTGCAAGTTTTAGTGGATGCAGATAGAGCCATTGTAGAAGGCGCTAACTTCATTAAGAAACACACTAAACCAAGTGCGGCTACTCCTAATGGTGGTATTATTGAAAAAGAAGCAGCTATTCATATCTCAAACTTAGCTTTAATCGATCCTAAAACAGGAGCTCCTACTCGCGTAGGTCGTAAAGTTAATGAAGATGGTAAACTTGTTCGTGTAGCAAAAAAATCAGGGGAGGAAATTAAATAATGACTTACATACCAAGATTAAAAGTGAAATATGCGGAGGAAATCCGTACAGCACTTAAAGATAAATTCCAGTATAAAAGTGTTATGCAGGTTCCTAAACTTGAGAAAATCGTTGTTTCACAAGGTGTAGGTGCTGCCACTTCAGATAAGAAATTAATTGATAACGCTCTTTCAGAGATGACATTAATTACTGGACAACAAGCTGTTTCAACTAAATCGAAAAAAGATATCTCAAACTTTAAATTGCGTAAAGGTATGCCTGTTGGTGTACGTGTTACTTTACGTGATAATAACATGTATGAGTTCTTAGATCGTTTAATCGCTGTATCACTTCCACGTATTCGTGACTTCCGTGGTATCAACGATAAAGGATTCGATGGAAGAGGTAACTACAACTTAGGTATTACTGAGCAAATCATTTTCCCTGAGATAAACATTGATAAAATCAACAAAATTCAAGGTATGGACATCACTTTCGTGACTAGCGCAGGAAACGATGTTGAGGCTTTAGAATTGTTGAAACAATTCGGTTTACCATTTAAAAATCAAAATACTAATAACAATGGCTAAGGAAGGATTAAAAGCTCGCGAAGTAAAACGCGCTAAATTAGTAGCTAAATTTGCTGACAAACGTGCTGCGTTAAAAGCTGCTGGTGATTATGCTGCATTAGATAAATTACCTAAGAATGCTTCTCCAGTTCGTTTACACAACCGTTGTAGACTAACAGGACGTCCTAAAGGATATATGCGTCAATTCGGTATCTCTCGTGTTACATTCCGTGAGATGGCATTAGATGGTAAAATCCCGGGGGTTAAAAAAGCTTCTTGGTAATATCGAAAAAAAAAGTAATTTTGCCCCAGCAAATCTTTTATAAGATTTGCTTGGGTTTTTTACGTTAAAATTTATTAATCGGCAAAAGGTCTGTTCCAAAGGTTGGAAAAGAAACCGTTGTCACAATTTTTATATACAATGAATACAGATCCAATAGCGGATTACCTTACACGAGTAAGGAATGCCATTAAGGCCAACCACAGGGTTGTTGAAATTCCTGCATCGAACCTTAAGAAAGAAATTACTAAAGTTCTTTTTGATAAAGGTTATATTGCTAATTACAAATTTGAGGATGATGGAATTCAAGGCACAATCAAAATTGCTTTGAAATATAATCCAATTAGCAAAATCTCGGCTATTCGTACGTTGACACGTGTGAGTAAACCTGGTTTAAGAAAGTATGCAAGTGTTGAGACTATGCCTCGTGTTTTGAATGGTTTGGGTATTGCTGTCTTGTCAACTTCTAAAGGAGTTATGACAGACAAAGAGGCTCGCTTACAAAATGTTGGCGGTGAAGTTTTATGTTACGTTTATTAATCTAGGAAAATCACAAAGAAATGTCAAGAATTGGAAAAGCGCCTATCGCTATGCCTGCAGGTGTAACGATGACTGTATCTGACAAG
It includes:
- a CDS encoding glycoside hydrolase family 88 protein codes for the protein MKMKNQILFVLCSILGIATVNGQVKNLKLTKDFIQKNLDDAAQQIKVLAAETPNEKFPKTFENNKQVFSSSSWWCSGFYPGTLWYLYEGTHDRELLQKVEDKLPFLEKEKNNKGTHDLGFMLFCSFGNGLRLTGDTVKYKHVLVTGAESLASRFNETTKTIRSWDHKPWNYPVIIDNMMNLEFLTQVSKMTGNQKYYDLAVTHAQTTLKNHFRKDYSSYHVIDYNEATGGVIGKKTHQGAFDESAWSRGQGWALYGYTMMYRETKKKEFLNQARHIAKYILNHPALPEDLIPYWDFDKDKIDPSNKMYSKKDLRDVSAATLYASALLELSQYTKGQESILYLTKAETMLTNLSKTPYKSVAGENGGYLLNHSVGALPLNSEVDVPLTYADYYYVEALIRYKRLLEGQSVIFEITM
- a CDS encoding DUF2264 domain-containing protein; this encodes MKRRLLLKLLGGAGMGTLATSLPIDAKAESQHEMKESVTENDRSYWVAILTKIASPILSNISIQQWRKNMPMEVSPTFDNRDSGVGYLEAFGRLLAGMAPWLALSDDDSDEGKLRERLRKQALLGIKYGVDPISPDYFTWRGASSQTLVDAAHLALAFLRAPKALWEPLDELTKKRVVEEFKLLRKIKPNESNWLLFAAMTETFLYSINEDCVREKIDYAVNKFDQEWYVGDGWYSDGARFSFDHYNGYVIHNMQVEALRHNRCAGEKYKEMFDRAYKRMQRYAHHLERMISPEGHYLVVGRSSTYKNAAFQPLAAVALENRLPEDISKGQVRAALTAVLKHIFIDKTFSPSGWLRMGVVGDRQENLADYYTNAGSMYVVSLSFLPLGLPDDDEFWTCAAEKWTSQKAWGAEQFPKDYYVAY
- the rplC gene encoding 50S ribosomal protein L3 — protein: MSGIIGKKVGMTSLFDAEGKNIPCTVIQAGPCVVTQIRTEEKDGYAAVQLGFGEAKEKNTTNSLKGHFAKANTTPKRKLVEFKTFPDAKQLGDVVDVTLFEEGEYVDVVGTSKGKGFQGVMKRHGFGGVGGATHGQHNRLRAPGSIGAASWPSRVFKGMRMAGRMGGDKVKVQNLQVLKVYADQNLIVVSGSIPGAKGSYVVVDK
- the rplD gene encoding 50S ribosomal protein L4; the encoded protein is MEVKVLNLSGKETGAKVQLPESVFGLEPNDHAIYLDVKQYLANQRQGTHKSKQRNEIAGSTRKLHKQKGTGGARAGSIKSPLFNGGGRVFGPQPRDYSFKLNKKLKQVARKSALSYKAIDNNVVVLDEVKFDSIQTKNYVAFVNALNVADEKTLLVLSAQDNIVYLSSRNLKKAKVTTVDQLNTYDVLNAGKLLFTTGSLKTLEEALAK
- the rplW gene encoding 50S ribosomal protein L23, with amino-acid sequence MDIIKKPILTEKASFLTEKLNRYAFKVDHRANKIQIKTAIEAMFGVTVVAVNTAVVAGKAKSRYTKAGFVSGRAPKYKKAVITIKDGETIDFYSTI
- the rplB gene encoding 50S ribosomal protein L2, with product MAVKRFKPVTPGTRFRVGADYSDVTTNVPEKTLVVGSNKRSGGRNKSGKMTMRYIGGGHKKVYRLIDFKRDKKDIPATVATIEYDPNRTARIALLHYVDGEKRYIIAPAGLKVGMTVVAGEKVAPEVGNTIPLANIPLGSIIHNIELNPGQGGSIARSAGTYAQLSARDGKYAIIKLPSSETRMILLTCVATIGSVSNHDRKIEVLGKAGRNRWLGRRPRVRGVAMNPVDHPMGGGEGRTSGGQPRSRTGVLAKGFKTRDKKKTSNRYIIERRKK
- the rpsS gene encoding 30S ribosomal protein S19 encodes the protein MARSIKKGPYIDHNLEGKVLSMNETNKKSVIKTWSRRSMISPDFVGHTFAVHNGNKFIPVYVTENMVGHKLGEFAPTRTFRGHAEKKK
- the rplV gene encoding 50S ribosomal protein L22 is translated as MEATKKLKKSVLIRQRKEQEKAQIGGASTAKLLNCPTSPRKMRLVVDLIRGEKVENALYILKHTSKEVAIRVEKLLLSAIKNWEARNEGKSVEDSQLYVKEVSVAGGRQLKRLRPAPQGRGYRIRKRSNHVTLIVDSKSNVEQN
- the rpsC gene encoding 30S ribosomal protein S3; protein product: MGQKANPIGSRLGIIKGWDSNWFGGKNYADKLVEDEKIRKYLSVRIAKGGVAKVVIERTLKRITVTIHTARPGIVIGKGGQEVDKIKEELKKITKKDVQINIFEIKRPELDAKLVAEGIAKQLEARISFRRAMKTTIASTMRMGAEGIKVMCSGRLGGAEMARSEQYKEGRTPLHTLRADIDYALAEALTTYGKIGIKVWICKGEVYGKRDLSPNLGQASGVKTRGGNEGGADRRDNRKGGRGGDRRGGNNNRGGNNRGAKRD
- the rplP gene encoding 50S ribosomal protein L16; protein product: MLQPKRTKFRKMQKGRMKGNASRGAELAFGSFGIKSLEEAWITSRQIEAARIAVTRYMKREGQVWIRIFPDKPVTKKPAEVRMGKGKGAPEYWVAVVRPGRMLFEAEGVPLEIAKEALRLAAQKLPVQTKFVIRRDYVEA
- the rpmC gene encoding 50S ribosomal protein L29, which produces MKNSEILELSTEDLAARLVEEKAALSKLKFAHAVSAIENPNVIKTARRQIARLSTALTTRKAAAKKETASEA
- the rpsQ gene encoding 30S ribosomal protein S17 → MERQLRKTRIGLVVSNKMDKSIVVTVERKVKHPIYGKFVKKTTKFKAHDETNTCGIGDTVLIMETRPLSKTKNWRLVEILERAK
- the rplN gene encoding 50S ribosomal protein L14 — encoded protein: MVQQESRLNVADNSGAKEVLVIRVLGGTGKRYASIGDKIVVTIKSALPSGNVKKGTVSKAVVVRTKKEIRRKDGSYIRFDDNAAVLLNNNDEPRGTRIFGPVARELREKQFMKIVSLAPEVL
- the rplX gene encoding 50S ribosomal protein L24, translating into MAYKKITKTTHKIKIKKGDLVKVIAGNSKGVQGKVLQVLVDADRAIVEGANFIKKHTKPSAATPNGGIIEKEAAIHISNLALIDPKTGAPTRVGRKVNEDGKLVRVAKKSGEEIK
- the rplE gene encoding 50S ribosomal protein L5; translation: MTYIPRLKVKYAEEIRTALKDKFQYKSVMQVPKLEKIVVSQGVGAATSDKKLIDNALSEMTLITGQQAVSTKSKKDISNFKLRKGMPVGVRVTLRDNNMYEFLDRLIAVSLPRIRDFRGINDKGFDGRGNYNLGITEQIIFPEINIDKINKIQGMDITFVTSAGNDVEALELLKQFGLPFKNQNTNNNG
- the rpsN gene encoding 30S ribosomal protein S14; translated protein: MAKEGLKAREVKRAKLVAKFADKRAALKAAGDYAALDKLPKNASPVRLHNRCRLTGRPKGYMRQFGISRVTFREMALDGKIPGVKKASW
- the rpsH gene encoding 30S ribosomal protein S8 encodes the protein MNTDPIADYLTRVRNAIKANHRVVEIPASNLKKEITKVLFDKGYIANYKFEDDGIQGTIKIALKYNPISKISAIRTLTRVSKPGLRKYASVETMPRVLNGLGIAVLSTSKGVMTDKEARLQNVGGEVLCYVY